The Streptomyces sp. CC0208 genome window below encodes:
- a CDS encoding NUDIX hydrolase produces the protein MSTEEDTTPEIIRLTADVVCARDGAVLLIERGWPPHKGRLALPGGHVDPGETSRTAAARELLEETGVHVDPDDLTLIGIYDTPDRDPRGRYVTAAYLVSVPADTTAQAQDDAAAICWKPLHDTGHLAFDHSEIVAAAQGRHNAPF, from the coding sequence GTGAGCACCGAAGAAGACACGACCCCCGAGATCATCCGTCTCACCGCCGACGTGGTGTGCGCCCGCGACGGCGCCGTCCTGCTCATCGAGCGGGGATGGCCGCCGCACAAGGGACGGCTCGCCCTGCCCGGCGGACACGTCGACCCCGGCGAGACCTCCCGCACCGCCGCCGCACGCGAACTGCTGGAAGAGACCGGCGTCCACGTCGACCCCGACGACCTGACCCTCATCGGCATTTACGACACCCCCGACCGTGACCCGCGCGGCCGGTACGTCACCGCCGCCTACCTGGTGAGCGTCCCCGCCGACACCACCGCGCAGGCCCAAGACGACGCCGCCGCCATCTGCTGGAAGCCCCTCCACGACACCGGCCACCTCGCCTTCGACCACAGCGAGATCGTGGCCGCCGCGCAGGGCCGGCACAACGCCCCCTTCTAG
- a CDS encoding FtsK/SpoIIIE domain-containing protein — protein sequence MSEPATDTPVGTVYRLDDHREGRGALVVDLAKTPTAPTAAPEVDESPAGEAVDRPDNPLADWLALPDADVLPAWARSRASVVANVQAFGRLTWWHTRYHGLRTPKYLVKTVLLAARGFFRAAAGLWPTLSAQDHTAAVKALRAQVKAKPEDVDLAVRLQMAHYTRTQSRRWRFGAAAAAVTAAAIGIILAPPLLQVGIAGAVVTPLAYLGRGKETRLLDQASPPLRVDMSAQQLNEALRAAGLLKSGSGKDDSELPKVSCTMGPVRDGRGWAVIFDMPRGGGKTASDVLAKREVIAQELGVDEIQVIMSRVRAAKGGNAGRVSMWVADDDPYLGPLNPSPLEKAEKFSIWDAVPFGQDARGNRVAVPVMWQSMFFGGLPRRGKTFSQRLLTAAGLLDAYVRHYVADGKGGADWKAMKAVAHRLVMGAEDDAIEALKAMLQELLAEMERRFALLRDLPTSVCPEGKLTPEIMVKYNLPVIFVTIDELQEYFTAMEREDREQVINDLCRVARRGPAAGFVSNFASQRPDAESVPPKLREIITIRYSTQVVDRTSSDMVLGKGKAAQGADASVLSEDHKGVGVLVTGPASFVTVRADYLDGTGFAALCARGRALREAAGQLTGDAAGDVTAAADAAGLTVPAIVSDVLEVMRHAPRMFTTDLLAGLANLDEDTYGDLNAERLAADLEAAGVKRTSKQVKISGANGAGYQRRDIEAAVPAEILLSTGR from the coding sequence ATGTCTGAACCCGCCACGGATACCCCCGTGGGCACCGTTTACCGCCTCGACGACCACCGCGAGGGCCGCGGCGCCCTGGTAGTCGACCTCGCCAAGACCCCCACGGCCCCGACCGCCGCGCCGGAGGTCGACGAGTCGCCGGCCGGTGAAGCGGTCGACCGGCCCGACAATCCGCTGGCCGACTGGCTCGCCCTGCCCGACGCCGATGTTCTGCCGGCGTGGGCGCGTTCGCGGGCTTCGGTGGTCGCCAACGTGCAGGCGTTCGGCCGGCTCACCTGGTGGCACACCCGCTATCACGGCCTGCGCACCCCGAAGTACCTGGTCAAGACCGTGCTGCTGGCCGCGCGCGGCTTCTTCCGCGCGGCGGCCGGCCTGTGGCCGACGCTGTCGGCGCAGGACCACACCGCGGCCGTCAAGGCGCTGCGGGCGCAGGTCAAGGCCAAGCCCGAAGACGTCGATTTGGCGGTCCGGTTGCAGATGGCGCACTACACCCGTACCCAGTCCCGCCGCTGGCGCTTCGGCGCGGCCGCCGCGGCGGTCACCGCCGCCGCGATCGGCATCATCCTCGCCCCGCCACTCCTGCAAGTCGGCATAGCGGGCGCCGTGGTGACCCCGCTCGCCTATCTGGGACGCGGCAAGGAAACGCGGCTGTTGGACCAGGCTTCGCCGCCGCTGCGGGTGGACATGTCTGCCCAGCAGCTCAACGAGGCGCTGCGGGCCGCTGGCCTCCTCAAAAGCGGCAGCGGCAAGGACGACAGCGAGCTTCCGAAGGTGTCGTGCACGATGGGCCCGGTCCGCGATGGCCGCGGTTGGGCCGTGATCTTCGACATGCCGCGCGGCGGCGGCAAGACCGCCTCCGACGTCCTGGCCAAGCGCGAGGTGATCGCGCAGGAACTCGGAGTCGACGAGATCCAGGTCATCATGTCCCGCGTCCGCGCGGCCAAGGGCGGCAACGCCGGCCGCGTCTCGATGTGGGTCGCCGACGATGACCCCTACCTCGGTCCGCTCAACCCCTCCCCGCTGGAGAAGGCAGAGAAGTTCTCCATCTGGGACGCCGTGCCGTTCGGGCAGGATGCGCGCGGCAACCGCGTCGCGGTTCCGGTCATGTGGCAGTCGATGTTCTTCGGCGGCCTGCCCCGCCGGGGCAAGACGTTCTCCCAGCGCCTGCTCACCGCGGCCGGCCTGCTGGACGCCTACGTGCGCCACTACGTCGCCGACGGCAAGGGCGGCGCCGACTGGAAGGCCATGAAAGCCGTCGCCCACCGCCTCGTCATGGGCGCGGAGGACGATGCCATCGAGGCGCTGAAGGCGATGCTGCAAGAGCTCCTTGCCGAGATGGAGCGCCGCTTCGCGCTGCTGCGGGACCTGCCCACGTCGGTGTGCCCGGAGGGCAAGCTGACCCCGGAGATCATGGTCAAGTACAACCTGCCGGTCATCTTCGTCACCATCGACGAGCTGCAGGAGTACTTCACCGCGATGGAGCGCGAGGACCGCGAGCAGGTCATCAACGACCTGTGCCGCGTCGCCCGCCGCGGCCCGGCTGCCGGGTTCGTGTCCAACTTCGCCTCCCAGCGCCCGGATGCGGAGTCGGTGCCGCCGAAGCTGCGGGAGATCATCACCATCCGCTACTCGACACAGGTCGTCGACCGCACCAGCTCCGACATGGTCCTGGGCAAGGGCAAGGCCGCCCAGGGCGCGGATGCCTCCGTGCTGTCCGAGGACCACAAGGGGGTCGGTGTGCTGGTCACCGGCCCGGCGTCGTTCGTGACCGTGCGGGCCGACTACCTCGACGGCACCGGCTTCGCCGCCCTGTGCGCCCGTGGCCGCGCCCTGCGCGAGGCCGCCGGACAGCTCACCGGGGACGCGGCCGGAGACGTCACCGCCGCCGCCGACGCGGCCGGCCTGACCGTGCCCGCGATCGTCTCCGACGTCCTGGAGGTCATGCGGCACGCCCCGCGCATGTTCACCACCGACCTCCTCGCGGGCCTGGCCAACCTCGACGAGGACACCTACGGCGACCTCAACGCCGAACGCCTCGCCGCCGACCTCGAAGCGGCCGGCGTCAAGCGCACCAGCAAGCAAGTCAAGATCTCCGGCGCCAACGGGGCGGGCTACCAGCGCCGCGACATCGAGGCCGCCGTGCCCGCCGAGATCCTGCTCAGCACCGGCAGGTAA
- a CDS encoding RRQRL motif-containing zinc-binding protein, whose protein sequence is MSGVYGKCFDPTGARHGIPTYPWKFAPHGLATRRQLRAQGLRPGGQPIAAQAMRINRRTGTPRVAYLYREDLALPVRPMTSRKWGALALAMLARQTCPACGVIYSYCISRRYGMCGLCIDANHTAQTGS, encoded by the coding sequence ATGTCCGGCGTGTACGGCAAGTGCTTCGACCCCACCGGGGCTCGCCACGGCATACCGACCTACCCGTGGAAGTTCGCCCCGCATGGGCTCGCCACCCGCCGCCAGTTACGGGCCCAGGGCTTGCGTCCGGGCGGTCAGCCGATCGCGGCGCAGGCCATGCGGATCAACCGGCGTACCGGCACACCGCGTGTGGCCTACCTCTACCGCGAAGACCTCGCGCTGCCGGTGCGGCCGATGACCTCGCGCAAGTGGGGCGCTCTCGCCCTGGCGATGCTCGCCCGCCAGACCTGCCCGGCCTGCGGAGTCATCTACAGCTACTGCATCTCCCGCCGCTACGGCATGTGCGGGCTCTGCATCGACGCCAACCACACTGCTCAGACAGGGAGTTGA
- a CDS encoding DUF2637 domain-containing protein: MNRTGRIALVLALVGVVGMAFRVSWNALRDIANAVGADQTAATLYPFVVDGLMALALVATLVLAGRDRTFALRVLGTYTAASLVLNYVHGLVPALHGATVDWGRLADWDPANWALVLLATSLPVGSIYFGSDLVAKVLHHRPAPIPTADTNAEESTETEVNRSTADLPESTPAPITATVVRVPDLVAVDYLKSALPLKPVPSIAPAPAPQIPSRASAAVSTRSRRATGRVPQAARSARPKRTPAQLLTEARTATTGWPDAQITAEGIRREVHTSPANARMLRDTLLAERAAAAVGTT; this comes from the coding sequence ATGAACCGCACGGGCCGTATCGCTCTCGTCCTCGCCCTGGTTGGTGTGGTCGGCATGGCGTTCCGTGTCTCCTGGAACGCGCTGCGGGACATCGCCAACGCGGTGGGCGCGGACCAGACCGCCGCCACGCTTTACCCGTTCGTGGTCGACGGACTGATGGCACTCGCCCTGGTCGCCACGCTCGTTCTGGCCGGCCGTGACCGGACGTTCGCGCTGCGAGTGCTGGGCACCTACACCGCCGCCTCGCTGGTCCTCAACTACGTTCACGGCCTGGTCCCCGCCCTGCACGGGGCAACGGTCGACTGGGGACGGCTCGCCGACTGGGACCCCGCCAACTGGGCGCTGGTCCTGCTCGCCACCTCGCTTCCGGTCGGCTCGATCTACTTCGGTTCCGATCTGGTCGCCAAGGTGCTGCATCACCGCCCCGCCCCGATCCCGACCGCAGACACGAATGCGGAGGAATCAACCGAGACCGAGGTGAATCGGTCTACGGCTGACCTGCCCGAATCGACCCCCGCGCCGATCACCGCGACGGTCGTGCGGGTGCCCGATCTGGTGGCGGTGGACTATCTGAAGTCGGCTCTGCCGCTCAAGCCCGTTCCGTCGATCGCCCCGGCCCCGGCCCCGCAGATCCCGAGCCGGGCATCGGCTGCCGTATCGACTCGATCGCGTCGGGCGACCGGTCGGGTTCCCCAGGCGGCCCGATCGGCGCGGCCCAAGCGGACCCCCGCTCAGTTGCTCACTGAGGCACGCACCGCGACCACCGGTTGGCCGGACGCTCAGATCACCGCTGAGGGCATCCGCCGCGAGGTGCACACCTCGCCGGCCAACGCCCGGATGCTGCGGGACACCCTCCTTGCCGAGCGTGCCGCCGCTGCTGTCGGGACGACGTGA
- a CDS encoding Pycsar system effector family protein: MSALPQDLTAAHAEVKAEIARTDTKVALLLAFVGAVLAGAWTIVRDLPLNPVACAVGGCGMTLLVAAAGLLLRSVRPNLSGRHGFPLWATLTPEQISQSVTRDLAADIAGLSRLAVVKFTGLRRAVDLTLAGGGLLALALLIVIGGAA; this comes from the coding sequence GTGAGCGCCCTGCCGCAGGACTTGACGGCCGCGCACGCTGAGGTGAAGGCGGAGATTGCGCGGACCGACACGAAGGTGGCTCTGTTGCTGGCGTTCGTCGGCGCGGTACTGGCCGGGGCCTGGACGATCGTCCGCGACCTGCCCCTGAACCCGGTCGCCTGCGCGGTGGGCGGATGCGGCATGACGCTGCTGGTCGCGGCGGCTGGTCTGCTGCTGCGGTCGGTGCGGCCGAACCTGTCGGGCCGGCATGGCTTTCCGCTATGGGCCACGCTCACCCCTGAGCAGATCAGCCAGTCCGTCACCCGGGACCTGGCCGCCGACATCGCGGGCCTGTCCCGTCTGGCGGTGGTCAAGTTCACCGGCCTGCGCCGCGCGGTCGACCTGACCCTTGCCGGTGGCGGCCTGCTCGCCCTCGCCCTCCTGATCGTGATCGGGGGTGCGGCATGA
- a CDS encoding DUF6284 family protein, whose translation MKHIVTVQDAVTAFADFIEPTAAELDAIDAEMPLILADVDLLDAQIITLDRLPNELDARRIRRARNRVLSERRALANRTAGAALPGGAA comes from the coding sequence ATGAAGCACATCGTTACTGTTCAGGACGCTGTTACCGCGTTCGCCGACTTCATCGAACCGACCGCCGCGGAACTGGACGCCATCGACGCGGAAATGCCGCTGATCCTGGCGGACGTCGACCTCCTCGACGCGCAGATCATCACGCTGGACCGACTCCCCAACGAACTGGACGCCCGCCGTATCCGCCGCGCCCGCAACCGAGTGCTGAGCGAGCGGCGGGCCCTGGCCAACCGCACCGCCGGCGCCGCGCTGCCCGGGGGCGCCGCGTGA
- a CDS encoding GntR family transcriptional regulator, with protein sequence MAGQADNRAPYAKIAAHYTELITSGQLEPGTLLPSIKNLSEEWKVSTATAEKALRKLRNEGLVRGIHGIGTEVLDQPAPMSSGSQRQDRGRRTGSSWGAGERSDSHQAAVVSAPAEVAQALDIQPGSDVIRRSRVYRDRHGIVAHSTSWIPARYGKLIPQLSESERLTGGTSLQLIAKVTGHPISHRIDTASAHLLTPEYAQLLELDPEHPPTDPVVVMTAKFVDSEGNIVEYGVDLGGPGRTWRTESEVAP encoded by the coding sequence ATGGCAGGCCAGGCCGACAATCGGGCGCCGTACGCGAAGATTGCCGCCCACTACACGGAGCTGATTACGTCTGGTCAGCTAGAGCCAGGGACGCTCTTGCCGAGCATCAAGAACCTCTCGGAAGAGTGGAAAGTGAGCACCGCGACAGCCGAAAAGGCTCTGCGCAAGCTGCGCAACGAGGGGCTTGTGCGCGGGATCCATGGGATCGGTACCGAAGTGCTGGACCAGCCGGCTCCGATGTCTTCGGGGTCCCAGCGACAGGACAGGGGACGCCGTACCGGATCCAGTTGGGGGGCCGGCGAAAGGTCCGACTCGCATCAAGCTGCCGTAGTCTCAGCGCCCGCTGAAGTAGCCCAAGCACTGGACATTCAGCCCGGCTCCGACGTGATCCGCCGAAGCCGGGTCTATCGAGACCGGCACGGCATCGTCGCCCACAGCACGTCATGGATCCCAGCTCGGTACGGAAAGCTGATCCCGCAACTGTCAGAGAGCGAGCGACTGACTGGGGGAACCTCTCTCCAGCTCATTGCCAAGGTGACCGGCCACCCGATCAGTCACCGCATCGACACGGCATCTGCGCACCTGCTCACGCCGGAGTACGCACAGCTCTTGGAGCTGGACCCCGAACACCCTCCGACGGATCCGGTGGTGGTGATGACGGCAAAGTTCGTGGACAGCGAGGGGAACATCGTGGAATACGGCGTAGACCTCGGGGGTCCGGGCCGCACATGGCGCACAGAGTCGGAGGTCGCCCCATGA
- a CDS encoding AAA family ATPase, translating to MMVMDDTLANVLEERLGSLLAARAAGTIPPEAEAEMSAISQTMTRPMSPPPPFCVLMAGLPGSGKTTLSRALTDRGFVRLCPDEEMYRRHGVYGVDFPRGIFPTLERPVLEDVAVELKDHLKSGHDVVVDHGFWTPEDRAHWRAIATDAGATPTLVYLAASHDELWARISKRNEFHANDPNSIYFSESDLLRYRARFIPPQEDEPHMLYDGDPAAVIAALEASRG from the coding sequence ATGATGGTGATGGATGACACGCTCGCGAACGTGCTCGAAGAACGCCTAGGGTCACTGCTTGCAGCCCGCGCGGCTGGCACAATCCCGCCCGAAGCCGAAGCGGAGATGTCCGCGATCTCCCAGACCATGACGAGACCGATGTCACCACCCCCACCGTTCTGCGTCCTGATGGCCGGACTCCCTGGCTCCGGCAAGACGACCCTTTCCCGTGCTCTCACCGATCGCGGGTTCGTACGGCTGTGCCCAGATGAAGAGATGTACCGCCGCCACGGTGTGTATGGAGTGGACTTTCCCCGAGGCATCTTCCCCACCCTTGAGCGACCGGTACTGGAGGATGTGGCGGTCGAACTCAAGGACCACCTCAAGTCGGGGCATGACGTCGTCGTCGACCACGGCTTTTGGACTCCGGAGGATCGGGCCCACTGGCGGGCCATCGCCACCGACGCCGGCGCCACCCCTACTCTCGTCTACCTCGCAGCCAGCCATGACGAGCTGTGGGCGAGGATCAGCAAGCGCAACGAGTTCCACGCGAACGATCCCAACTCGATCTACTTCTCTGAGAGCGACCTTCTGAGATACCGCGCTCGGTTCATCCCTCCTCAGGAAGACGAACCGCACATGCTTTACGACGGTGACCCTGCGGCCGTGATCGCGGCTCTAGAGGCCTCGCGAGGCTGA
- a CDS encoding helix-turn-helix transcriptional regulator: MKSLYDRFASSDDGAQLLAATRLRREALRILHRALEASGLTQSQLAERLHLRKSAVSQVFRGDGNLRVTTMANYLSAMGYELDIRLVKAGEPRKAVLERREMVPALKQDWVESSLSNPSSEIIYSDDASHRYVSVTSEPLQARFMSNHLTTMMVEMRMAPTDSSGGAPYEFRGYTAEVSLPDISPDQEFHPIRSEATS, from the coding sequence GTGAAGTCTCTCTATGATCGATTTGCAAGCAGCGACGACGGTGCTCAACTGTTGGCTGCAACCAGATTGCGGAGGGAAGCGCTGCGAATCCTTCACCGGGCGCTTGAAGCTAGCGGTCTGACTCAATCCCAACTGGCCGAGCGCCTTCACCTTCGCAAGTCAGCAGTCAGCCAGGTTTTCCGGGGCGATGGGAACCTGCGCGTAACCACCATGGCTAACTATCTGAGCGCCATGGGGTATGAGCTGGACATCCGATTGGTCAAGGCTGGGGAGCCTCGCAAGGCCGTCCTTGAACGACGGGAAATGGTTCCTGCGTTGAAGCAGGACTGGGTGGAGTCGAGTCTGAGTAATCCTTCCAGCGAGATTATCTACAGTGACGACGCCAGCCACAGGTACGTCTCCGTAACAAGCGAACCTCTGCAAGCTCGCTTCATGTCGAACCATCTGACGACCATGATGGTGGAGATGCGCATGGCTCCAACGGACTCAAGTGGAGGGGCGCCTTACGAATTTCGGGGCTACACGGCGGAAGTATCGCTGCCCGATATCTCGCCAGACCAGGAATTTCACCCGATCCGAAGTGAGGCCACTTCGTGA
- a CDS encoding type II toxin-antitoxin system RelE/ParE family toxin: MVEAARTTDGSYKCDEFFLSLEGSRKKKDRARLADILMVLEDFAHRELTFPREINNLEDGIRELKPGDVRLPFFDVPGTKVGAVRLTHGFIKGTRWAPRKEILKALWVREEDAKS, encoded by the coding sequence ATGGTCGAGGCCGCCCGAACGACAGACGGTAGTTACAAGTGTGACGAATTCTTTCTCAGCCTGGAGGGGTCGAGGAAAAAGAAGGACCGAGCACGGCTGGCGGATATCTTGATGGTATTAGAAGACTTCGCACACCGTGAATTAACATTCCCGAGGGAAATTAACAATCTTGAAGATGGAATTCGAGAATTGAAACCGGGAGATGTTCGGCTTCCATTCTTCGACGTGCCGGGGACCAAAGTGGGCGCAGTGCGCCTCACTCATGGGTTCATCAAAGGAACCCGATGGGCCCCTAGAAAGGAAATTCTTAAAGCGCTTTGGGTGCGAGAGGAGGACGCAAAATCGTGA
- a CDS encoding HNH endonuclease signature motif containing protein, whose translation MAASEITRAGILQAIAEHDRIGREAFRDFYGFRAAATYLLEHEGNLYDSKAIAGVAHKYDFGVALKPSSPGLSGGLKHAVAWLRREGFTVVEPPKSFHRRVGDVRPARRATGPALHRPVLLLWAIGQALAGAPRMQPWATIRDAVAPLLVKYGQVEDGVDGARYPFWALIRDELWTIEQGQELNLTSRGRRPTLESLNEVNPLGGLREDDYNLLRSHPDAAAAAAAGLILRYFHPLPAGLLEDFGLHELLAGRWPDALRPLLGETFKDRDAIWRVYGGQKMAGIGCLADGILSAFSDDKGPYADGRIPDTNWIAYVGDGLSGDQKLIDGNELMAEHQMAGQPLRYWHKPFQGQFSFETWAVIVQRRLRWGVGKDKRPRREFLWVLAPVPSPERETWPAEVLEALDADTGELHDDTDDYRPSDLALEAPTTEESDEDAYRRLAQKAEANAERRRGLKKPTLADKYVRDPSARAAVIKRCRGRCENPQCAGHPTELTTAGLPILQVDHVKDLAKKGPDVPWNMIALCPNCHALKTYGENRENLRRLLTATARRLHEAMLD comes from the coding sequence ATGGCAGCTTCTGAGATCACTCGTGCAGGCATCTTGCAGGCGATTGCGGAGCACGACCGGATCGGCCGGGAGGCGTTCCGGGACTTCTACGGCTTCCGTGCTGCGGCTACCTATCTCCTGGAGCACGAGGGGAACTTGTACGACTCGAAGGCGATAGCTGGCGTTGCCCACAAGTACGACTTCGGCGTAGCGCTCAAGCCCTCTTCTCCGGGGCTCAGCGGGGGCCTCAAGCATGCCGTGGCATGGCTTCGGAGAGAGGGTTTCACCGTGGTGGAGCCCCCCAAGTCCTTTCACCGGCGCGTGGGGGACGTCCGGCCGGCCCGACGTGCCACGGGGCCCGCTCTACACCGTCCCGTCCTTCTGCTCTGGGCCATCGGCCAGGCTCTGGCCGGAGCACCCCGCATGCAGCCATGGGCGACCATCCGTGATGCTGTCGCACCTCTGCTGGTGAAGTACGGCCAGGTGGAAGACGGTGTGGACGGAGCCCGTTACCCGTTCTGGGCGCTTATTCGCGATGAGTTGTGGACCATCGAGCAGGGGCAGGAACTCAACCTGACCAGCCGTGGGCGGCGCCCCACCTTGGAGTCTCTGAACGAGGTCAACCCCCTTGGCGGCCTGCGCGAGGATGACTACAACCTGCTCCGCTCCCACCCGGATGCCGCGGCAGCCGCGGCTGCTGGGCTGATCCTGCGCTACTTCCATCCCCTTCCAGCAGGCTTGCTCGAAGACTTCGGCCTCCACGAGCTGCTTGCTGGCAGGTGGCCAGATGCCTTGCGCCCGCTACTTGGGGAAACCTTCAAGGATCGGGATGCTATTTGGCGGGTCTACGGCGGACAGAAGATGGCAGGGATCGGCTGCCTCGCCGACGGCATCCTGAGCGCCTTCTCCGACGACAAGGGCCCCTACGCCGATGGGCGCATCCCGGACACCAACTGGATCGCCTACGTGGGCGACGGCCTGTCTGGCGACCAAAAGCTCATCGACGGCAACGAACTCATGGCCGAACACCAGATGGCAGGCCAGCCGCTGCGCTACTGGCACAAGCCGTTCCAAGGACAGTTCAGCTTCGAAACCTGGGCCGTCATCGTGCAACGCCGACTGCGGTGGGGCGTTGGCAAAGATAAACGGCCCCGCCGCGAGTTCCTCTGGGTGCTGGCGCCCGTCCCCTCCCCAGAGCGGGAGACCTGGCCTGCCGAAGTGCTGGAAGCGCTGGACGCAGATACAGGCGAGCTCCACGACGACACTGACGACTACCGTCCCAGCGACCTCGCCCTTGAAGCCCCCACCACCGAGGAGAGCGACGAGGATGCGTATCGGCGTCTCGCGCAGAAAGCCGAGGCCAACGCCGAGCGGCGCCGCGGGCTGAAGAAGCCGACGCTGGCCGACAAGTACGTCCGCGACCCCAGCGCGCGAGCTGCCGTCATCAAGCGCTGCCGCGGCAGGTGCGAAAACCCCCAATGCGCAGGGCATCCCACCGAGCTGACCACAGCCGGACTGCCAATCTTGCAGGTCGACCACGTCAAGGACCTCGCCAAGAAGGGACCCGATGTCCCTTGGAACATGATCGCCCTGTGCCCCAACTGCCACGCCCTCAAGACCTACGGCGAGAACAGGGAGAATCTTCGGCGCCTGCTCACTGCTACTGCGCGCCGCCTCCATGAGGCGATGCTCGATTGA
- a CDS encoding LysR family transcriptional regulator, with translation MLDVRRLQVLRAVVTSGTVTAAAAHLGYTPSAVSQQVAALEKQAGTELLERVGRGVRPTPAGLLLTEHAALISSAVAQAESALADLRAGRIGTLSVRYFATAGSTLVAPALARLRAEHPGVRVDLELADPHDPFQEVARGRADLAVVVQARGRAGDGSRLVHLLDDPYAAVLPLGHPLADREVIDLHELAGEQWVGSEPPGPCLEPVIDSCAAAGFSPDFVIRSEDYATAQGFVAAGLGVGLMPRLGLRGRHPGVVVRPVRNPEPIRVISAVARETALDQPALRLLLSALRDAAATDPPTGPAAH, from the coding sequence ATGCTTGACGTGAGGCGCCTCCAGGTCCTGCGTGCGGTGGTCACCAGCGGTACGGTCACCGCGGCCGCGGCCCACCTCGGCTACACACCGTCCGCCGTGAGCCAGCAGGTGGCGGCGCTGGAGAAGCAGGCCGGCACCGAACTGCTCGAACGGGTCGGGCGGGGGGTCCGGCCCACCCCGGCCGGTCTGCTGCTCACCGAGCACGCGGCCCTGATCAGCTCGGCGGTCGCCCAGGCGGAAAGCGCCCTCGCCGACCTCCGCGCCGGACGCATCGGCACGCTGTCCGTCCGGTACTTCGCCACGGCGGGTTCCACGCTGGTGGCCCCGGCCCTGGCCCGGCTCCGCGCGGAACACCCCGGCGTCCGGGTCGACCTCGAACTCGCCGACCCGCACGACCCGTTCCAGGAGGTGGCCCGCGGCCGGGCCGACCTGGCCGTGGTGGTCCAGGCGCGGGGCCGGGCGGGGGACGGGTCCCGTCTCGTCCACCTCCTCGACGACCCGTACGCGGCCGTCCTGCCGCTGGGGCATCCGCTCGCGGACCGGGAGGTCATCGACCTGCACGAGCTGGCCGGGGAGCAGTGGGTCGGCAGCGAACCGCCGGGCCCCTGTCTGGAACCGGTGATCGACTCCTGCGCGGCGGCCGGGTTCAGCCCCGACTTCGTCATCCGCAGCGAGGACTACGCCACCGCGCAGGGCTTCGTCGCGGCCGGCCTCGGCGTCGGCCTGATGCCGAGGCTGGGGCTGCGCGGCCGCCACCCCGGCGTCGTCGTCCGCCCGGTACGCAACCCCGAACCGATCCGCGTGATCTCAGCGGTGGCCCGAGAAACCGCCCTCGACCAGCCCGCCCTGCGCCTCCTCCTGTCAGCACTCCGAGACGCAGCAGCCACCGACCCGCCCACGGGTCCTGCGGCGCACTGA